The following proteins come from a genomic window of Paramicrobacterium humi:
- a CDS encoding FKBP-type peptidyl-prolyl cis-trans isomerase: MRDAADWSGNPFAVESDAPVRKRLIVAPAAALLLLLTGCASGSAASDAPSSSASPAAETCAATTSGAASDSVTVKGAIGEKPTASFDAPLKVTKTERTVQTTGDGAETKHGEMVGIEVTLYNAVTGKLVQQSSYAGGPMQVTISDDSLIPALVRAIECVPTGSRVVSVSPASDAWGDQGSQDGSVGPDEGVVIVADVLSITPSKATGEPVAADASLPAVELDKTGAPTVTIPDRAAPADYQLGVLKQGDGAEVADGDTVTVQYQGVNWRTGKVFDQSWTRGAPSQFATNQVIKGFTKALVGQKVGSQVIAVIPPDMGYGAAGSESAGIKGTDTLVFVVDILATSR; the protein is encoded by the coding sequence ATGCGGGATGCTGCAGACTGGAGCGGAAACCCGTTCGCTGTCGAAAGTGATGCTCCCGTGCGCAAACGCCTCATCGTGGCTCCGGCCGCGGCACTTCTCCTGCTCCTGACGGGATGCGCCTCAGGGAGCGCGGCGTCCGACGCTCCGAGCTCGAGCGCGAGCCCCGCAGCGGAGACCTGCGCGGCGACGACGTCGGGAGCGGCATCCGATTCGGTCACGGTGAAGGGTGCGATCGGCGAGAAGCCGACCGCGAGCTTCGACGCGCCGCTGAAGGTGACGAAGACCGAGCGGACGGTGCAGACGACGGGCGACGGCGCCGAGACGAAGCACGGCGAAATGGTCGGCATCGAGGTCACCCTCTACAACGCCGTCACCGGCAAGCTCGTGCAGCAGAGCTCCTACGCGGGCGGTCCCATGCAAGTGACGATCTCGGACGACTCCCTCATCCCCGCCCTCGTGCGCGCTATCGAGTGCGTGCCGACCGGCTCGCGCGTCGTCTCGGTGTCGCCCGCGAGCGACGCGTGGGGCGACCAGGGCAGTCAGGACGGCTCCGTCGGACCCGACGAGGGTGTCGTGATCGTCGCCGACGTGCTCTCGATCACACCGAGCAAGGCGACGGGCGAGCCGGTCGCGGCCGACGCCTCGCTCCCCGCTGTCGAACTCGACAAGACGGGCGCGCCGACGGTCACGATTCCGGACCGCGCAGCGCCAGCCGACTACCAGCTCGGCGTGCTCAAGCAAGGCGATGGCGCAGAGGTCGCCGACGGCGACACCGTCACGGTGCAGTACCAGGGCGTCAACTGGCGCACGGGCAAAGTCTTCGACCAGAGCTGGACGCGAGGCGCGCCGTCTCAGTTCGCCACGAACCAGGTGATCAAGGGGTTCACGAAGGCGCTCGTCGGGCAGAAGGTCGGCAGCCAGGTCATCGCCGTGATCCCGCCGGACATGGGCTACGGCGCGGCCGGTAGCGAGAGCGCGGGCATCAAGGGCACCGACACGCTCGTCTTCGTCGTCGACATCCTCGCGACCTCGCGCTGA
- the dxr gene encoding 1-deoxy-D-xylulose-5-phosphate reductoisomerase, with translation MRRVIILGSTGSIGTQALDVIRRNPERFDVVGLAAGSNRELLAEQANAFHVDDTAVGAEEAEQLVRDVDADVVLNGITGSVGLGPTLAALEAGRTLALANKESLVVGGELVARAAAPEQVVPVDSEHSAIAQALRAGAPHEVRRLVLTASGGPFRGRTRTSLASVTPEQALAHPTWDMGLVVTTNSSTLVNKGLEVIEAHVLFGVDYDDIAVTVHPQSIVHSMVEFTDGSTLAQASPPDMRLPISLGLDWPNRVPGVGVPLDWTRAQSWTFEPLDEDAFPAVALAKRVGRTGGTYPAVFNAANEQAVAAFHARRIGYLDIVDTVERVVDRHEAAGELTRDSLADAEEWARRTADAVIG, from the coding sequence ATGAGACGCGTCATCATCCTCGGCTCGACGGGCTCCATCGGAACGCAGGCGCTCGATGTCATCCGTCGCAACCCGGAGCGCTTCGACGTCGTCGGACTCGCCGCAGGGAGCAACCGGGAGCTTCTCGCCGAGCAGGCGAACGCCTTCCACGTGGACGACACGGCAGTGGGAGCGGAAGAGGCGGAGCAGCTCGTGCGCGACGTCGACGCTGACGTCGTGCTCAACGGCATCACGGGCTCCGTCGGGCTCGGGCCGACGCTCGCCGCTCTCGAGGCGGGGAGAACCCTCGCCCTCGCGAACAAGGAGTCCCTCGTCGTCGGCGGAGAGCTCGTCGCGCGGGCGGCCGCGCCGGAGCAGGTCGTCCCGGTCGATTCCGAGCACTCGGCGATCGCCCAAGCGCTTCGCGCCGGCGCGCCGCACGAAGTCAGGCGCCTCGTCCTCACGGCATCCGGCGGTCCCTTCCGCGGCCGCACGCGAACCTCGCTCGCGAGCGTCACTCCCGAGCAGGCGCTCGCGCACCCGACGTGGGACATGGGGCTCGTCGTGACGACGAACTCGTCGACGCTCGTGAACAAGGGACTCGAGGTGATCGAGGCGCACGTGCTGTTCGGGGTGGACTACGACGACATCGCCGTGACCGTGCACCCGCAGTCGATCGTGCACTCCATGGTCGAGTTCACCGATGGCTCGACGCTCGCCCAGGCCTCCCCGCCGGACATGCGACTGCCCATCTCGCTCGGCCTCGACTGGCCGAACCGGGTGCCGGGCGTCGGCGTGCCGCTCGACTGGACGCGCGCACAGTCTTGGACCTTCGAGCCGCTCGACGAGGATGCCTTCCCCGCCGTGGCCCTTGCGAAGCGCGTCGGTCGGACCGGCGGAACGTACCCGGCCGTGTTCAACGCCGCGAACGAGCAGGCGGTCGCGGCGTTCCACGCCCGGCGCATCGGCTACCTGGACATCGTCGACACCGTCGAGCGCGTCGTCGATCGGCACGAGGCCGCGGGTGAGCTGACGCGTGACTCGCTCGCCGACGCGGAGGAGTGGGCGAGGCGAACCGCCGACGCGGTCATCGGCTGA
- a CDS encoding lysophospholipid acyltransferase family protein has product MADVTTTIAPARAKRPGFVYWLGRSVLTPIVRGYYRPRVTGRQNVPKSGRVIFASNHLSFIDSIAIPVCSPRPVQFLAKSSYFTGTGVKGWVVRTFFGSIGAVGVDRGAGQAAQAALNTGRTILEAENAFAIYPEGTRSLDGRLYRGRTGVAWLALTTGALVVPVGLRGTDAMMPVGASMPRRAKVSVAFGEPIDVSKHGEARSGKARRAATDEIMAAIHELSGQELADSYNEAPPASTVEKIKQAVLRPERL; this is encoded by the coding sequence GTGGCTGATGTAACGACGACGATCGCGCCCGCTCGAGCGAAGCGGCCCGGCTTCGTCTACTGGCTCGGCCGCAGCGTGCTGACCCCGATCGTTCGCGGCTACTACCGCCCGCGCGTCACGGGTCGTCAGAACGTGCCGAAGAGCGGTCGCGTGATCTTCGCGAGCAATCACCTCTCGTTCATCGACAGCATCGCGATCCCCGTGTGCTCGCCGCGGCCCGTGCAGTTCCTCGCGAAGTCGAGCTACTTCACCGGCACGGGCGTGAAGGGCTGGGTCGTGCGCACCTTCTTCGGCTCGATCGGAGCGGTCGGGGTGGATCGCGGCGCGGGGCAGGCCGCCCAGGCTGCTCTCAACACGGGCCGCACGATCCTCGAAGCCGAGAACGCGTTCGCCATCTACCCGGAGGGGACCCGGTCCCTCGACGGCCGGCTGTACCGCGGTCGCACCGGAGTGGCGTGGCTCGCTCTCACGACCGGGGCTCTCGTCGTGCCCGTCGGCCTGCGCGGCACCGATGCCATGATGCCGGTCGGCGCCAGCATGCCGCGCCGCGCGAAGGTGAGCGTGGCGTTCGGTGAGCCCATCGACGTGAGCAAGCACGGCGAGGCCCGCTCCGGGAAGGCGCGGCGCGCGGCCACGGACGAGATCATGGCGGCGATCCACGAGCTGAGCGGGCAGGAGCTCGCCGACAGCTACAACGAGGCGCCGCCCGCGAGCACCGTCGAGAAGATCAAGCAGGCCGTGCTGCGCCCCGAACGACTCTGA
- a CDS encoding Mur ligase family protein: MSPTPKSLEDFARAFSLAEPATEATITGITLASAMVQPGDVYVATPGARFHGAQFAADAVSRGAVAVVTDAAGATSLADLAVPVLVTPVNPREVLGAMAAWVYDTDRDRPPMFGITGTNGKTSTAHLLEAILVQLGLRVGLSSTAERRAGGESFPSQLTTPESPEMHALLARMQEVDVEGIVIEVSAHALSRHRVDGLVFDVAAFTNLSHDHLDDYADMADYLNAKLQLFQPDRARSAVVSLDSPAGQRVADAAGVPVTTITSLEGESADWVVDVGMESPDATEFTLHSARHGSLSTRVPLIGRHMAANAGLAIAMLVEAGFELHDIDSVLARDGGIRVHVPGRSNRIPVVHGPAVIIDSGHSPDAFEKLLEAARHVTQGKVIMVAGANGNRDTTKRTEMGRVSALGSDILIVTDHHPRDEDPAQIRAAVLAGARDARPDGDIREVPDPADAIRVAVAAADEDDTVVWAGLAGKDYREIAGQHVPFSVPGETRGALLEAGWQLAPEE, encoded by the coding sequence TTGTCTCCGACACCCAAATCACTTGAAGACTTCGCACGGGCCTTCTCGCTCGCCGAACCCGCCACAGAGGCCACGATCACGGGCATCACGCTCGCGAGCGCCATGGTGCAGCCGGGCGACGTGTACGTCGCCACTCCCGGCGCACGGTTCCACGGCGCCCAGTTCGCCGCCGACGCCGTGTCCCGTGGGGCCGTGGCCGTCGTGACGGATGCCGCTGGCGCCACGTCGCTCGCGGATCTCGCCGTCCCTGTCCTCGTGACGCCCGTGAACCCGCGCGAGGTGCTCGGCGCGATGGCCGCGTGGGTGTACGACACCGACAGGGACCGGCCGCCGATGTTCGGCATCACGGGCACGAACGGCAAGACGTCGACGGCGCACCTGCTCGAGGCGATCCTCGTGCAGCTCGGACTGCGCGTGGGCCTGAGCTCGACGGCCGAGCGCCGCGCCGGCGGCGAGAGCTTCCCGTCGCAGCTGACGACGCCGGAGTCCCCCGAGATGCACGCGCTGCTCGCCCGCATGCAGGAGGTCGACGTCGAGGGCATCGTCATCGAGGTGAGCGCTCATGCTCTCTCGCGGCACCGCGTCGACGGCCTCGTTTTCGACGTCGCCGCGTTCACGAACCTGAGTCATGACCACCTCGACGACTACGCCGACATGGCCGACTACCTGAACGCGAAGCTGCAGCTGTTCCAGCCCGACCGCGCCCGCTCGGCCGTCGTGAGCCTGGATTCCCCGGCCGGGCAGCGCGTCGCGGACGCCGCGGGCGTACCGGTCACGACGATCACCTCCCTCGAGGGCGAGAGCGCGGACTGGGTCGTCGACGTGGGAATGGAGAGCCCTGACGCGACGGAGTTCACGCTGCACAGCGCGCGGCACGGATCGCTGTCTACGCGGGTGCCGCTCATCGGCCGGCACATGGCCGCCAACGCGGGCCTCGCGATCGCGATGCTCGTGGAGGCGGGCTTCGAGCTTCACGACATCGACTCCGTGCTCGCCCGCGATGGCGGCATCCGCGTGCACGTCCCGGGGCGTTCGAACCGCATCCCCGTCGTGCACGGGCCCGCCGTGATCATCGATTCCGGCCATTCCCCTGACGCGTTCGAGAAGCTGCTCGAGGCGGCGCGGCACGTGACGCAGGGCAAGGTCATCATGGTCGCGGGGGCGAACGGCAACCGCGACACGACGAAGCGCACCGAGATGGGGCGCGTGTCCGCGCTCGGCAGCGACATTCTCATCGTGACCGATCATCATCCGCGCGACGAGGACCCCGCACAGATCCGGGCCGCCGTGCTCGCGGGCGCTCGCGACGCCCGGCCCGACGGCGACATCCGCGAAGTGCCCGACCCCGCCGACGCCATCCGCGTCGCCGTGGCGGCCGCCGACGAGGACGACACCGTCGTCTGGGCGGGCTTGGCCGGGAAGGACTATCGCGAGATCGCCGGCCAGCACGTGCCGTTCTCGGTTCCCGGCGAAACTCGCGGCGCGCTCCTCGAAGCGGGCTGGCAGCTCGCCCCAGAGGAGTGA
- a CDS encoding asparaginase, whose amino-acid sequence MAQLGTFTADQAAELAIVTRSGFVESRHVGSAVVLDQHGEVQRSIGAPEAPVFPRSSLKPFQAIAVMNAGVQLRGPQAVLATASHAGTMRHMSTVRAMLTTAGLPEDALQCPPAFPGDQATRDEMVRQGVGPQRIAMNCSGKHAAMLLACVANGWDAASYLHPEHPLQRAVRDTVERFTGEKPVATAVDGCGAPVFAISLIGLARGIARVRTSSATSPFAIYRNAGALVDAVLEDPWAIEGPGRPNTVVIERLGVFAKLGAEGVMVMAARDGTTVALKVLDGSGRASTLVGLELLVAAGALPRQEVDDVLEQLDLTITGGGEPVGRIEVSPTL is encoded by the coding sequence ATGGCGCAATTGGGCACGTTCACGGCAGATCAGGCAGCAGAGCTCGCGATCGTGACCCGATCGGGCTTCGTCGAGTCCCGGCATGTCGGCTCTGCTGTCGTGCTCGACCAGCACGGCGAGGTGCAGCGGTCGATCGGCGCGCCGGAGGCTCCCGTGTTCCCGCGCTCTTCGCTCAAGCCGTTCCAGGCGATCGCGGTGATGAACGCCGGCGTGCAGCTGCGCGGACCGCAGGCTGTCCTCGCGACGGCGAGCCATGCCGGCACGATGCGGCACATGTCGACGGTGCGGGCGATGCTCACGACGGCGGGTCTGCCCGAGGACGCTCTGCAGTGTCCGCCCGCGTTCCCCGGCGACCAGGCCACGCGCGACGAGATGGTGCGACAGGGCGTCGGACCCCAGCGCATCGCCATGAACTGCTCGGGCAAGCACGCGGCGATGCTGCTCGCGTGCGTCGCGAACGGCTGGGACGCCGCGAGCTACCTCCACCCGGAGCATCCCCTGCAGCGCGCGGTGCGCGACACGGTCGAGCGGTTCACGGGTGAGAAGCCCGTCGCGACGGCCGTCGATGGCTGCGGGGCTCCCGTGTTCGCGATCTCCCTCATCGGACTCGCGCGCGGCATCGCTCGCGTGCGCACCTCGTCGGCGACGTCGCCGTTCGCGATCTACCGCAACGCAGGAGCGCTCGTGGACGCCGTGCTCGAAGACCCCTGGGCGATCGAGGGACCCGGACGGCCGAACACCGTTGTGATCGAGCGGCTCGGCGTTTTCGCAAAGCTCGGCGCCGAGGGCGTCATGGTCATGGCCGCTCGCGACGGCACGACGGTGGCGCTCAAGGTCCTGGACGGCAGCGGGCGCGCTTCCACCCTCGTCGGACTCGAGCTGCTCGTCGCCGCCGGCGCTCTCCCCCGCCAGGAGGTCGACGACGTGCTCGAGCAGCTCGACCTCACGATAACCGGCGGCGGCGAACCCGTCGGTCGCATCGAGGTGTCGCCGACGCTGTAG
- a CDS encoding OsmC family protein, with amino-acid sequence MLGRHSYRVGIEWTGNRGSGTSGYRDYGRQLVVRADGKHDIAASADRTFHGDADRWNPEEMLLTALAQCHMLSYLHAAVRGGVLVTAYTDEPTGTLQEDGKGGGAFTEVVLRPVVTIADASMTDAAEAAHELAHRLCFIANSVNFPVRVEPSVCAAS; translated from the coding sequence ATGTTGGGACGCCACAGCTACCGAGTCGGCATCGAGTGGACGGGAAACCGCGGGAGCGGAACGAGCGGCTACCGCGACTATGGCAGGCAGCTCGTCGTGCGCGCCGACGGCAAGCACGACATCGCCGCGTCTGCCGATCGCACCTTCCACGGCGACGCGGACCGCTGGAACCCCGAGGAGATGCTGCTCACCGCCCTCGCGCAGTGCCACATGCTGTCGTACCTGCACGCCGCCGTCCGCGGCGGCGTCCTGGTCACCGCCTACACCGACGAGCCGACCGGCACGCTGCAGGAGGATGGGAAGGGCGGCGGAGCCTTCACCGAGGTGGTGCTGCGTCCTGTCGTCACGATCGCCGACGCGTCCATGACGGATGCCGCCGAGGCGGCGCACGAACTCGCACACCGACTGTGCTTCATCGCGAACTCGGTGAACTTCCCCGTGCGCGTCGAGCCGAGCGTGTGCGCCGCGTCGTGA
- the ald gene encoding alanine dehydrogenase, with product MRIAIPTEVKNSEFRVAITPAGVHDLSAAGHEVKIQKGAGAGSSIPDSAYEAAGATMVADADALWAAADLVLKVKEPVESEYRHFREDLVLFTYLHLAADEALTRALLEAGVTAIAYETVQLPDRSLPLLAPMSEVAGRLSAIVGANTMLKPNGGPGLLVPGVPGTHPAKVSVLGGGVAGSNAAAIALGLGARVTVLDTNLARLRELDEQFGGRVVTIASNAFEIEHSLVDADLVIGSVLVPGARTPKLVSNDLVSRMRPGSALVDIAVDQGGCFEDSHPTTHDEPTFTVHGSVFYCVANMPGAVPHTSTFALVNATLPYVRAVSRDGWRAAMRSDAALAAGLATTAGRLVSEPVARAHGIEHTALAAVLG from the coding sequence ATGCGAATAGCGATCCCGACGGAAGTCAAGAACAGCGAGTTCCGCGTGGCCATCACCCCGGCCGGAGTTCACGATCTCAGCGCGGCCGGCCACGAGGTCAAGATCCAGAAGGGCGCGGGCGCCGGATCGTCGATCCCCGACAGCGCCTACGAGGCCGCGGGCGCGACGATGGTCGCCGACGCGGATGCGCTCTGGGCCGCCGCCGACCTCGTCCTGAAGGTCAAGGAGCCGGTCGAGAGCGAGTACCGCCACTTCAGGGAAGATCTCGTCCTCTTCACCTACCTGCACCTCGCCGCCGACGAGGCGCTCACCCGGGCGCTGCTCGAGGCAGGCGTCACCGCGATCGCCTACGAGACCGTGCAACTGCCGGATCGTTCGCTGCCACTCCTCGCCCCCATGAGCGAGGTGGCGGGCCGCCTGTCGGCGATCGTCGGCGCGAACACGATGCTCAAGCCGAACGGCGGGCCCGGGCTTCTCGTGCCGGGCGTGCCGGGCACCCACCCGGCGAAAGTGAGTGTGCTCGGCGGCGGCGTCGCCGGTTCGAACGCCGCGGCGATCGCGCTTGGCCTCGGCGCGCGCGTCACGGTGCTCGACACGAATCTGGCGCGGCTTCGCGAGCTCGACGAGCAGTTCGGCGGCCGCGTCGTCACGATCGCCTCGAACGCCTTCGAGATCGAGCACTCGCTCGTCGACGCTGATCTCGTCATCGGCTCCGTGCTCGTGCCGGGCGCCCGCACTCCGAAGCTCGTGAGCAATGACCTCGTGTCCCGCATGCGGCCGGGAAGTGCGCTCGTCGACATCGCTGTCGACCAGGGCGGCTGTTTCGAGGACAGCCACCCGACCACACACGACGAGCCGACGTTCACCGTGCACGGCTCCGTGTTCTACTGCGTCGCGAACATGCCGGGCGCTGTGCCGCACACGTCGACGTTCGCCCTTGTGAACGCGACGCTGCCATACGTCCGTGCCGTGTCGCGCGACGGGTGGCGTGCCGCGATGCGATCGGACGCGGCCCTCGCCGCCGGTCTCGCGACGACCGCGGGCCGCCTGGTGAGCGAGCCGGTGGCTCGCGCGCACGGCATCGAGCACACCGCACTCGCCGCCGTTCTCGGCTGA
- a CDS encoding MFS transporter yields MSDEPISPRRAGLGIAALSLGTLLNPLNSSMIAIALVTLREFFGLDVLTVTWVITAFYLASAAGQPLMGRLGDRFGPRRLFVFGMCVVVVACALTPFSPNFAFVCAGRVLLAIGTASAFPSAVSLLHPITSRSGLSSPRLLGRIQVANTAGAAIGPVIGGVLVTTLGWQAIFWINVPLAIIALVGVRLLAPADAPRDKAPLSTTLAQSDIPGILAFTGMLVSLLVFLLRMPTQPLWWLLAAAVVCGALFVWRELRGRHPFIDLRMLAGNRSLVIVYASFALFNLVYYCAFFGLPQFLEEHGEYRADATGLLMLPLAALNVLLTPFAARFIERRGVRVTLIGGGLWLVGSAMLLGLLAWSTAAFVPLLVTAAMGVPYCVVSIALSQALYSSARREQAGVASGIFQTSRYVGAILATTLLGIAFSDGTSPASWLEVTVVAAVLSAVLVPVLALWRPVSRRG; encoded by the coding sequence GTGAGCGACGAACCGATCTCCCCGCGCCGGGCGGGCCTCGGCATCGCCGCGCTGAGTCTCGGCACGCTGCTCAATCCGCTGAACTCGTCGATGATCGCCATCGCCCTCGTGACCTTGCGCGAGTTCTTCGGTCTCGACGTGCTCACGGTGACGTGGGTGATCACGGCGTTCTATCTCGCGTCGGCGGCGGGTCAGCCGCTCATGGGTCGGCTCGGCGACCGATTCGGCCCGCGCCGGCTGTTCGTGTTCGGCATGTGCGTGGTTGTCGTCGCGTGCGCGCTCACGCCGTTCTCGCCGAACTTCGCGTTCGTGTGCGCCGGGCGAGTGCTGCTGGCGATCGGGACGGCGAGCGCGTTCCCCTCCGCCGTCTCGCTCCTTCACCCGATCACGTCACGCTCGGGGCTCAGCTCTCCGCGCCTGCTCGGCCGCATTCAGGTCGCCAACACGGCGGGAGCCGCGATCGGCCCGGTGATCGGCGGCGTCCTCGTGACGACCCTCGGCTGGCAGGCGATCTTCTGGATCAACGTTCCGCTCGCGATCATCGCGCTCGTCGGTGTGCGGCTTCTCGCGCCGGCTGACGCTCCACGCGACAAGGCTCCCCTGTCGACGACGCTCGCGCAGTCCGACATTCCCGGCATCCTCGCGTTCACGGGGATGCTCGTGTCGCTTCTCGTGTTCCTGCTGCGCATGCCGACACAGCCGCTGTGGTGGCTGCTGGCCGCCGCGGTGGTCTGCGGTGCTCTGTTCGTCTGGCGGGAGCTGCGCGGCCGGCATCCGTTCATCGATCTTCGGATGCTGGCGGGCAACCGTTCCCTCGTCATCGTGTACGCGAGCTTCGCGCTGTTCAATCTCGTCTACTACTGCGCGTTCTTCGGGCTGCCGCAGTTCCTTGAGGAGCACGGCGAATACCGTGCGGATGCGACCGGGCTTCTGATGCTGCCGCTCGCGGCTCTCAACGTGCTGCTCACGCCGTTCGCCGCGCGCTTCATCGAGCGACGCGGTGTGCGCGTCACGCTTATCGGCGGCGGCTTGTGGCTCGTCGGGTCGGCGATGCTTCTCGGTCTGCTGGCGTGGAGCACGGCCGCATTCGTGCCCCTGCTGGTGACGGCCGCGATGGGCGTGCCGTACTGCGTCGTCAGCATTGCGCTGAGTCAGGCACTGTACTCGTCAGCGCGCCGGGAGCAGGCCGGTGTGGCGAGCGGGATCTTCCAGACCTCACGCTATGTCGGCGCGATCCTCGCAACGACGCTGCTCGGCATCGCGTTCAGCGACGGTACGAGCCCGGCGAGCTGGCTCGAGGTGACTGTCGTCGCCGCCGTGCTCTCGGCCGTGCTCGTTCCCGTGCTCGCCCTGTGGCGACCGGTCAGCCGAAGAGGTTGA
- a CDS encoding M50 family metallopeptidase: MESVLLYILGILIIVVGLAVSIGLHEMGHLIPAKLFGVKVTQYMIGFGKTVFSRRKGETEYGIKAIPLGGYISMIGMFPPTRPGEKLHASSTGFVQQLSDAHPDAAATDVAGAIEEAIETPPVGETGKRRMFDTLVQDARDASAETIGDEHERAFYRLPVYKRIIIMLGGPAMNLVLAVLFYGIVLVGFGVPTASTTVAAVSECVLPAGSSQSSCPADAEPSPGAAAGIKPGDRIVSIDGTPIDEWTQSTKIIQDNPNRALSVVVDRDGEQKTLTVTPRPTEREVATAEGGTRVANVGFVGITAATPFKPQPVTTVLPAVGDNIAAVTNIVAHLPQRMVAVAQAAFGSQERDPNGPISVVGVGRIAGEVASLDTIPVVAKAQTMFGILASLNVALMVFNLIPLTPLDGGHVAAALWEALKKGFAKLRRKPDPGPVDAAKLMPLTFTVVVLLGGMSVLLMYADIVKPVNLFG, encoded by the coding sequence GTGGAATCCGTGCTGCTGTACATCCTCGGCATCCTGATCATCGTGGTCGGGCTCGCCGTGTCCATCGGGCTGCACGAAATGGGCCACCTGATTCCCGCGAAGCTGTTCGGCGTCAAGGTGACGCAGTACATGATCGGCTTCGGCAAGACCGTCTTCTCCCGACGCAAGGGCGAGACGGAGTACGGGATCAAGGCGATTCCGCTCGGCGGCTACATCTCGATGATCGGCATGTTCCCGCCGACCCGGCCGGGTGAGAAGCTGCACGCCTCGAGCACGGGCTTCGTGCAGCAGCTCTCGGATGCGCACCCGGACGCCGCCGCGACCGACGTGGCCGGCGCGATCGAAGAGGCCATCGAGACGCCGCCGGTGGGAGAGACCGGCAAGCGACGCATGTTCGACACGCTCGTGCAGGACGCGCGAGACGCGAGCGCCGAGACGATCGGCGACGAGCACGAGCGCGCGTTCTACCGGCTGCCGGTCTACAAGCGCATCATCATCATGCTCGGCGGGCCCGCCATGAACCTCGTGCTCGCCGTGCTGTTCTACGGCATCGTCCTCGTCGGATTCGGGGTTCCCACGGCGTCCACGACTGTTGCCGCCGTGAGCGAGTGCGTGCTGCCGGCCGGAAGCAGCCAGTCGAGCTGTCCGGCGGACGCCGAGCCGTCGCCTGGCGCCGCGGCGGGCATCAAGCCGGGCGACCGCATCGTCAGCATCGACGGCACCCCGATCGACGAGTGGACGCAGTCGACGAAGATCATCCAGGACAACCCCAACCGCGCGCTCAGCGTCGTCGTCGATCGGGACGGCGAGCAGAAGACGCTCACGGTCACACCGCGCCCCACCGAGCGCGAGGTCGCGACGGCTGAGGGCGGAACACGTGTGGCGAACGTCGGCTTCGTGGGCATCACGGCGGCGACGCCGTTCAAGCCGCAGCCGGTGACGACCGTGCTTCCCGCGGTGGGCGACAATATCGCGGCCGTGACGAACATCGTCGCGCACTTGCCGCAGCGCATGGTGGCCGTCGCTCAAGCCGCGTTCGGCTCACAGGAGCGCGACCCCAACGGTCCCATCAGCGTCGTGGGCGTGGGGCGCATCGCGGGCGAGGTAGCGAGCCTCGACACGATTCCCGTGGTCGCGAAGGCGCAGACGATGTTCGGCATTCTCGCCTCGCTCAATGTCGCCCTCATGGTGTTCAACCTCATCCCGCTGACCCCGCTCGACGGGGGCCACGTCGCCGCCGCCCTGTGGGAAGCGCTCAAGAAGGGCTTCGCGAAGCTGCGCCGCAAACCGGATCCCGGCCCCGTCGACGCGGCGAAGCTCATGCCGCTCACCTTCACCGTCGTCGTGCTGCTCGGCGGCATGAGCGTGCTGCTCATGTACGCCGACATCGTGAAGCCCGTCAACCTCTTCGGCTGA